A portion of the Desulfovibrio intestinalis genome contains these proteins:
- the tyrS gene encoding tyrosine--tRNA ligase, which translates to MTDIDRQMATIKRGVAELIDEKELRKKIARGKPLRIKVGFDPTAPDLHLGHTVVMHKMRHFQELGHHVIFLIGDFTGRIGDPSGRSETRPPLTEEQVMANAETYKKQVFKILDPEKTEVAFNSAWLGKMDATDFIKLASSYTVARMMERDDFEKRFREQRPISIHEFLYPLCQGYDSVALKSDVEMGGTDQKFNLLVGRNLQAHYGIESQCILTMPLLEGTDGVRKMSKSYGNYIGIDEAPSEIFGKVMAVSDELMWRYYELLSSKSLEDIASLKERVAGGDVHPKAAKEALAHEMVSRYHSPKDADEAQQGFNAVFAGGGVPDDMPEHQCQNGEDSTPPVFLEAAGLVKSRGEAKRLMKEGALAIDGQRCEDAISPLPAGEYVVKLGKKRFLKLTVR; encoded by the coding sequence ATGACCGATATTGACCGCCAAATGGCTACCATCAAGCGCGGCGTGGCCGAACTGATCGACGAGAAAGAATTACGTAAAAAAATCGCTCGCGGTAAGCCCCTGCGCATCAAGGTGGGCTTTGACCCCACCGCTCCTGACCTGCATCTGGGGCACACGGTGGTCATGCACAAGATGCGCCATTTCCAGGAACTGGGGCACCATGTGATCTTTCTTATCGGTGATTTCACCGGGCGTATCGGTGACCCTTCCGGCCGGTCTGAAACCCGCCCCCCCCTCACCGAAGAACAGGTGATGGCCAATGCAGAGACCTATAAAAAACAGGTCTTCAAAATTCTTGATCCCGAAAAAACCGAAGTTGCCTTCAACTCGGCCTGGCTTGGCAAGATGGACGCCACAGACTTCATCAAACTGGCCTCCAGCTACACTGTGGCCCGCATGATGGAACGCGACGACTTTGAAAAGCGCTTTCGCGAACAGCGCCCCATTTCCATTCACGAATTTCTTTATCCGCTCTGCCAGGGCTATGACTCCGTCGCGCTCAAAAGCGACGTGGAAATGGGCGGCACTGACCAGAAGTTCAACCTGCTGGTCGGGCGCAACCTTCAGGCCCACTACGGCATTGAAAGCCAGTGCATTCTTACCATGCCCCTGCTGGAAGGCACGGACGGCGTGCGCAAGATGTCAAAATCTTACGGCAACTATATCGGCATCGACGAAGCGCCCTCAGAGATCTTTGGCAAAGTTATGGCTGTCTCTGACGAACTTATGTGGCGCTACTACGAACTGCTTTCTTCCAAAAGCCTTGAAGACATCGCCAGCCTGAAAGAACGCGTTGCTGGCGGCGATGTACACCCCAAGGCAGCCAAGGAAGCCCTGGCGCACGAAATGGTCAGCCGCTATCACAGCCCCAAAGACGCGGACGAAGCTCAGCAGGGATTCAATGCGGTTTTTGCTGGCGGCGGCGTACCGGACGACATGCCCGAGCACCAGTGCCAGAACGGCGAAGACAGCACCCCGCCTGTTTTTCTTGAAGCCGCAGGCCTTGTCAAAAGCCGTGGTGAAGCCAAACGCCTTATGAAGGAAGGCGCGCTTGCCATTGACGGCCAGCGTTGCGAAGACGCAATAAGCCCCCTGCCCGCAGGCGAATATGTGGTAAAGCTCGGCAAAAAGCGCTTTCTCAAGCTTACTGTACGCTAG
- a CDS encoding aspartate/glutamate racemase family protein, whose translation MKTIGLLGGMSWESTVSYYQIINRVVKQRLGGFHSAKCLLFSVDFAEIETCQAEGRWDDAAAILADGARRLERGGADFMLICTNTMHKVAPQVAAAVNIPLLHLAEVTANELLRRGMTRAALLGTRYTMEEDFYSGVLQRRGIEVLTPDAEDRGMINDVIFKELCMGRIDEASRQKFLSVIDGLRGQGAQGIVLGCTEIGLLVRPQDTDAPMLDTTLLHATAAAEMALDC comes from the coding sequence ATGAAAACCATCGGCCTGTTAGGCGGCATGAGCTGGGAGAGTACGGTTTCCTATTATCAGATAATAAACCGCGTGGTTAAGCAGCGGCTTGGCGGCTTTCATTCGGCAAAATGTCTGCTGTTCAGTGTGGACTTTGCTGAAATTGAAACCTGTCAGGCCGAAGGCCGATGGGACGATGCCGCGGCCATCTTGGCAGACGGAGCTCGTCGTCTGGAGCGGGGCGGGGCGGATTTTATGCTTATCTGCACCAACACCATGCACAAGGTGGCTCCACAGGTGGCGGCAGCTGTCAACATTCCTTTGCTGCATCTGGCGGAGGTCACGGCCAACGAATTGTTGCGCCGGGGTATGACCAGGGCTGCCTTGCTGGGCACACGCTACACAATGGAAGAAGACTTTTACAGTGGCGTGTTGCAGCGCCGGGGCATTGAGGTGCTCACTCCTGATGCCGAAGACAGGGGCATGATTAATGACGTCATTTTTAAGGAGCTGTGTATGGGCCGCATTGACGAGGCTTCGCGGCAAAAATTTCTGTCTGTCATTGACGGGCTGCGCGGGCAGGGCGCGCAGGGCATCGTGCTTGGCTGCACAGAGATAGGCCTGCTGGTGCGCCCGCAGGATACCGACGCCCCCATGCTGGACACAACGCTGCTGCACGCCACTGCGGCGGCGGAAATGGCGCTGGACTGCTGA
- a CDS encoding bifunctional nucleoside/nucleotide kinase/histidine phosphatase family protein, whose amino-acid sequence MHKLYVAMVGLPARGKSTLAKRIRDGLMAEGIQAKLFNNGDMRRALMGAESTSPDFYNPSNAAGREAREMICRRNMDLARGWLADGGEVAILDATNVSRGRRRMIESTLTDHPVLFVECVNEDQLLLKACIRRKTTLPEYAAYSEEEALQSFMKRISYYEAIYEPLEEEKFWLCVDSTANRILAERPCEGSPFYPAIREIVVSAWVHCLYLVRHGQTEFNVRGRIGGDPPLTAKGRAQAQALAQHMRHKEIDWVFTSTRLRSHETATPLLAERPGAHIMAFKEFNEIWAGDCEGMLYSEIRERMPQVTAGRNANKFSYAYPNGESYALLGERVQRGLRRALFLAGDTPLVIVGHQAINRVLLSLFLRQRSEDVPYIYIPQNQYYHISLTPRRKVFERVPYQDDSR is encoded by the coding sequence ATGCACAAACTCTATGTAGCCATGGTGGGGCTGCCCGCCCGCGGCAAGTCCACGCTGGCCAAACGTATTCGCGACGGCCTGATGGCCGAGGGCATTCAGGCAAAGCTCTTCAACAACGGCGACATGCGCCGGGCGCTTATGGGCGCGGAGTCTACCAGCCCTGATTTTTACAATCCCTCCAACGCGGCGGGGCGTGAAGCCCGTGAAATGATCTGCCGCCGCAATATGGATCTGGCCCGTGGATGGCTGGCCGATGGCGGCGAAGTGGCCATTTTGGACGCCACCAATGTAAGCCGCGGCCGCCGCCGCATGATTGAGAGCACGCTGACCGACCACCCGGTGCTGTTTGTTGAGTGCGTCAACGAGGACCAGCTTTTGCTCAAGGCATGTATCCGGCGCAAAACCACGCTGCCGGAATACGCGGCCTACAGCGAAGAAGAGGCCCTGCAAAGCTTCATGAAGCGTATAAGCTACTATGAAGCCATCTACGAACCGCTGGAAGAAGAAAAATTCTGGCTCTGCGTGGACTCCACAGCCAACCGGATTCTGGCAGAGCGCCCCTGTGAAGGCTCGCCCTTCTACCCGGCCATACGCGAAATTGTGGTCAGCGCATGGGTTCACTGTCTGTATCTCGTACGCCACGGACAAACGGAATTCAACGTTCGCGGCCGTATTGGCGGCGATCCTCCCCTCACGGCCAAGGGCCGTGCCCAGGCCCAAGCCCTGGCCCAGCACATGCGCCATAAGGAAATCGACTGGGTTTTCACATCCACCCGGCTACGTTCGCACGAAACGGCTACCCCATTGCTGGCCGAGCGCCCCGGAGCGCACATAATGGCCTTTAAAGAATTTAACGAAATTTGGGCCGGAGACTGCGAGGGCATGCTGTACAGCGAGATACGGGAAAGAATGCCCCAGGTCACGGCCGGGCGCAATGCCAACAAATTTTCCTATGCCTATCCCAATGGTGAGAGCTACGCTCTGCTGGGCGAACGCGTACAGCGCGGCCTGCGGCGTGCCCTGTTTCTTGCTGGCGACACCCCCCTTGTCATTGTTGGACATCAGGCTATCAACCGGGTCTTGCTGTCGCTGTTTTTACGGCAACGAAGCGAGGACGTGCCCTACATTTACATCCCCCAAAACCAGTATTACCACATCAGCCTGACACCACGCCGCAAGGTCTTTGAGAGGGTTCCCTATCAGGATGACAGCAGGTAA
- a CDS encoding HAMP domain-containing methyl-accepting chemotaxis protein, with amino-acid sequence MKLQTKLLAGFIISALITLSVGIFAASRLHDMSKADTVLYTRAVEPMGDLLNIAAYFQRIRLNVLDFISTNNEATKERSRTVIPQFRSIIDSSAVKVEATLISDEARRIIAEYKERRQDFRKLTDTVMAMVETGNKEEAYTLWSGKGREISTAYQKAIDALVASKREQGSLLATHNATLADTSSYLLYIALGFGLLLSITMGVLLTRNIMQQLGEDPGYLASVAGEIARGNLEVNFRAQKRPGGVYHVMQSMVGTMKEKIAEAEEKSAEAARQADQANIAMKEAQEAKDEALHARAEGMLQAANQLENVVNILTSASEELSAQIEQSSRGSDEQSLRISETATAMEQMNATVREVASNAGHASEMSGNARAQAQEGENIVSRVVHGINEVSRQSQEIKQDMDTLSHQAEGIGQIMGVISDIADQTNLLALNAAIEAARAGDAGRGFAVVADEVRKLAEKTMSATHEVGQVISGIQEGTRKSVTGVDLSISTIQEATNLANQSGQTLRSIVELVDQTNDQVRSIAAASEEQSAASEEINRSVEQVATISGQTASAMGQAAQATAELARQSQVLQRLINEMKEESSKI; translated from the coding sequence ATGAAACTACAAACAAAACTTTTGGCCGGGTTTATTATTTCGGCCCTAATCACTTTGTCGGTAGGCATCTTTGCCGCTTCACGGCTGCACGATATGAGCAAGGCCGACACTGTTCTGTACACCCGCGCCGTGGAGCCTATGGGCGACCTGCTTAATATCGCAGCGTATTTTCAACGCATCAGACTTAACGTGCTGGACTTCATAAGCACAAACAATGAAGCCACAAAAGAACGCTCACGCACGGTCATTCCCCAGTTTCGTTCAATAATTGACAGCAGCGCTGTCAAAGTGGAAGCGACCCTGATTTCTGACGAAGCTCGCAGGATCATAGCTGAATACAAGGAACGGCGGCAGGATTTCCGAAAGCTGACCGATACAGTCATGGCTATGGTTGAGACAGGCAACAAGGAAGAAGCCTACACGCTGTGGAGCGGCAAGGGCCGGGAAATATCCACGGCCTACCAGAAGGCCATTGACGCCCTTGTAGCCTCCAAGCGCGAACAGGGCAGCTTGCTGGCCACCCACAACGCTACTCTGGCCGATACGTCAAGCTATCTTTTGTACATTGCCCTTGGTTTCGGACTTTTGCTTTCCATCACTATGGGTGTTTTGCTGACACGCAACATCATGCAGCAGCTTGGTGAAGACCCCGGCTATCTGGCCAGCGTGGCGGGCGAAATCGCGCGTGGCAACCTTGAAGTGAACTTCCGGGCGCAAAAGCGGCCCGGCGGCGTCTACCATGTGATGCAAAGCATGGTTGGCACCATGAAGGAAAAAATAGCCGAAGCCGAAGAAAAAAGCGCAGAAGCAGCCCGTCAGGCCGATCAGGCCAATATTGCCATGAAGGAAGCTCAGGAAGCCAAGGATGAAGCCTTGCACGCCAGAGCAGAAGGCATGTTGCAGGCTGCAAACCAGCTTGAAAATGTGGTGAATATCCTCACCTCGGCATCCGAAGAACTTTCGGCGCAGATTGAGCAGTCCAGCCGGGGTTCTGACGAGCAGTCCCTGCGCATCAGCGAAACTGCTACCGCTATGGAACAGATGAACGCCACAGTGCGCGAAGTGGCGAGCAACGCGGGGCACGCTTCTGAAATGTCCGGCAATGCACGCGCCCAGGCTCAGGAAGGCGAGAACATCGTATCCAGAGTGGTGCACGGCATTAACGAAGTGTCCAGGCAGAGCCAGGAAATCAAGCAGGATATGGATACCCTGAGCCATCAGGCCGAAGGTATCGGCCAGATTATGGGCGTCATTTCAGACATCGCAGACCAGACCAACCTGCTGGCGCTCAACGCTGCCATTGAAGCAGCCCGTGCTGGCGACGCCGGACGTGGTTTTGCAGTTGTGGCCGACGAGGTGCGCAAACTGGCAGAAAAGACTATGTCTGCCACGCATGAAGTGGGCCAGGTTATCAGCGGCATTCAGGAAGGTACCCGTAAAAGTGTGACCGGGGTGGACCTTTCCATCAGCACCATTCAGGAAGCAACCAACCTTGCCAACCAGTCGGGCCAGACCCTGCGCAGCATCGTTGAACTGGTGGACCAGACCAACGATCAGGTGCGCTCCATTGCCGCTGCCAGTGAGGAACAGTCTGCAGCCAGTGAAGAGATCAACAGGTCTGTGGAGCAGGTAGCCACCATATCCGGCCAGACGGCGTCAGCCATGGGCCAGGCTGCCCAGGCTACGGCGGAACTGGCACGCCAGTCGCAGGTTCTGCAGCGTCTCATCAATGAGATGAAGGAAGAAAGCAGCAAAATCTAA
- a CDS encoding ACT domain-containing protein, protein MNSSIKNALTMLRLSVNNHPGVMSHICGLFAGRAYNLEGILVTPEAGGATCRMWLVVKDDGRMDQIIKQVSKLHDVLDVRVGQAEPAVFSKLAGCLEH, encoded by the coding sequence ATGAACAGTTCCATCAAAAATGCTCTTACTATGCTGCGCCTGAGTGTTAACAACCATCCCGGCGTCATGTCGCATATCTGCGGTCTGTTTGCCGGGCGTGCTTACAACCTTGAGGGGATCTTGGTTACTCCCGAAGCTGGCGGAGCCACCTGCCGCATGTGGCTGGTGGTCAAGGATGACGGCCGTATGGATCAGATCATCAAACAGGTGAGCAAACTGCACGACGTGCTGGATGTGCGGGTAGGGCAAGCTGAACCCGCGGTCTTTAGCAAGTTGGCAGGATGCCTTGAACATTAA